In Verrucomicrobiia bacterium, the sequence GGTTGACGCTGATTGTTCGTGAAGACCGCTCGGCTCCGGTGGTTTCCGTGCAAGCGTGGTGTCGGACGGGCAGTATTCATGAAGATCAATGGATAGGCGCTGGTCTATCTCATATTTTGGAACATATGCTTTTTAAAGGCACCCAAACTCGCGGCCTTTCGGAAATTGCGCAAACGGTGCAAGGAGTGGGAGGCTATATGAATGCTTACACTTCTTTCGATCGCACTGTTTTCTATGTCGATGCGCCAAGTTCAGGCTGGAAAACGTTGTTGGATATTTTAACCGATGCCATATTTAACTCCACGCTGCCCGAAGGAGAATATGCTAAAGAACAAGAAGTGATTCGTCGCGAGTTTGCGATGGGTTTCGACAATCCTGATCGCATGGCTTCGGAGCTCATGTTTGAAACCGCCTATCGCGAACATCCTTATCGTTATCCCGTGATCGGTTATTTGGATATTTACAATCGTCTTACGCGCCAAGATGTTCTTGATTACTATCACGCTCGCTATGCACCCAATAATTTAACCTTTATTGTTGTTGGGGATGTTTCGTTTTCAGAAGTCAAAAAATATCTGGAACCTTTGGTGAAACAGGAAAAGCGTCGCGTTTGTAAAGAAATTTTCATTCCTAAAGAGCCGGAACAACTCGGCCGACGCGAACAACATCAGGAATTTAACACTTCACTCACTCAACTTCGTTTGTCTTACCATATTCCTTCCATTACGCATCCCGATGTTTATGCGCTTGATTTGTTAAGTGTCGTGCTAGGACAAGGACGAAGCTCACGATTGGATCAGGAAATTTTAGAAAAACGCGCGTTGGTTCATTCCATTGGCGCTTTTTCTTTTACGCCTGGAGAAGCAGGCTTATTTGCCATAAGCGCTGTGTGCGATGTCGATAAACGGGAAGAAGCGCAACAAGCTATTTTAAACGAAATCGAGCAAGTTAAAAAATCACCCATTTCCACATTAGAATTGGAGAAAGCGCGCAAACAAGCGTTGGCATCCCATTTGAATCAATTGCAAACCATGTCAGGTCAAGCTGCGGACATCGGCTCCAGTTGGTTTGTCGCGAATGATCTCAATTTTTCCGAAAATTATCTTAAAAAGATTCAAGCCGTAACTGCTGCCGATGTCCAATGCGTGGCAAAAACTTATTTTAATGACGACAATTTAACCATCGTCTCTTTGAATCCTAAAGGTTCTTTATCGCCCGCAGCTCATGTGGTTTCCGCCACTAATGAAGTTGCTTCGTTATCCATGGAAACGCATCAACTCAGCAACGGCATTCCCGTAATCATCGGTCAAAATGATCGTTTGCCTTTAGCTTCGGTAAGAATTTCCTTTAAATCCGGCACGCTATTTGAAACCCCAACCAATCAGGGCATCACTCATCTTACCGCTCAATCCTTACTCAAGGGCACAAAAAATCGCACTGCAGAACAAATCGCCAATGAACTGGAAAATCTCGGTGGCAATATTGATGTCGATAGCGGTTTTAACACCACCAGTTTGCAAGTGGATGTTTTGAAATCGGATCTCAATCAAGGCATCGCACTTGCCGCGGACGTGCTGCTTCATCCTCAATTTCCTGAAGAAGAAGTAAAAAAAGAAAAACTTTTACAACTGGCCGCGCTTCAACAAGAAAAAGATGAACCCATGGCAGTTTGTCGCAATCTTTTAAGACGCCACCTTTTCCTTGATGGCGCTTATGGAAGAAATCCCTTAGGCACCCCGGAAAGCATCAGTTCACTAAATGCCGAAATGATAAAAGTTTTTTATCAAAAACTCTGTGTTTCTTCTAATCTCGCTATTGCCGTATTTGGCGCTGTAGATAAAAAACAAGTCTTAACAGAACTGGAAAAACATTTTTCTTCTGTGCCCCAAAAACCGTTGCCAACGTCTACTGCCGCCGCGCCGTCTGATTTATCTACCAACCTTCAAGTCTATGAAGCGATTGATAAATCTCAGGCCATTGTTCAAATTGGATTTCGAGGAGTTTCCGTTACCGATCCTGATCGGCCCGCGTTAGATCTTTTAGAAGAAGCTTTGTCCGATTTAGGTTCGCGCCTTTTTATTAAAATTCGCGAAGAGCAAGGACTTGCTTATTTTGTAGGCGCCGCGCAACGCATTGGATTGAAACCTGGCTATTTTATTTTTTACGCTGGAACGGATCCAGTAAAAGCCGATAAAGTCACTCACGATTTATTGGAAGAAATCCGTATTTTAGCAGAACACGGTTTAAGTCCAGAAGAAGTACAACGCGCTAAAGCTAAACTGCTCGGCGCCCAAAAAATGGCCCGTCAAAGCAATGGAGGCTTTGCGCAACTCACTGTTTTGGATACTTTATATGGGTTAGGCGCCAATTTTTATCAGCAATATGAAACAAAAATTCAATCGCTTACTCCAGAAGACATTGCTGCCGTTGCTAAAAAATATTTTTCACAAAAACATTATGTTGTGGCCGTGGTAAAACCTCAAACCCCTTAAATTTATGGCTGAAGTTCAAAAATCTCCTACCTCATCGAGCGAAATGCAATCGCGATTTATTGAATTCGTTTTAATGCATGCGCAAAATATTCTTTTTTTACTAGGACGCATTCCTACGCCCGATGGCGGACAGCCGCAAGTTAATTTAGAATTAGCTCGCATTTTCATTGATCAACTCGAAATGATTCAATCCAAAACCCAAGGCAATCTCACCTCTCAAGAAAGTGAAGTTTTACAAAATGCACTAGCCAATGTTCGGTTGGTTTTTGTGGAAACTGCTAAAGGAAGCCCTGCTCCATCTCAACCTTCTCCACCCTCTTCCTCATCGGTTTCCGAAACCAAAATTGCATCCCCTGAATCCTCTAAAAAAGATGACGAAGACGGCGATGAAGAAAATAAAAAACGATTTACTAAAAAATACGGTTAGTGAATCAATCTGAAATTATTTTTCGACGTCTTGGGGAGGGCGAGCCTCCCGGCGAGCCAAGAGATTCAAAAGGCTCCGCAGAAGCGTCGCCCTCCCAACCAATGGAAAGTAAATTCTTCTCTTCTTTAGGAAAATTTGTTTTTTTCCCACTCTTAATTTTACTCTGTCTCAGTGCTCGCTTAGAAAAAGCGGATCAAGTGCTCATGAACGGAGACATTTTCTTTCTAGACTCCGACTGCTACACGCGCATGTTTCGTGTTAAATTATTGTGGGATCAACCATGGCCCCTTATCCATTTTCACGCCTTTGAAAATTATCCCTATGGCATCTCTTCTCACGCCACAGCGCCTCTTGATTATTTAATTCTTTTTTTAGGAAAATTTCTCGATCTTTTACAAAGAAAAGATGCTTTAGATTTAGCTGGCGCGCTCATTTCACCCTTATTAGGAATCGGACTTTTAATTTTTTTGCTATGGTGGACCAAATTATTTCTGCCAACCCAAGCGCGCGTTGCTGCACTTTTCGCTTATTGCCTGTTTCCCGCTTTAAGTTGGACCCAAAATATTGGACGCCCCGATCACCAAAGCCTCATTATTTTCTGTCTCACAATCGCCATTACCTTAGAAGCCAATCTGGCTCGTTCCTTATCGCGCGGCACACAAATCGTCGCTGGCGCTTTTTGGGGGCTAGCACTTTGGACATCGTGGTATGAACCTGGTCTTGTTTTTTTAGTTTTTTTAATAGTTCGATTGATTCAACAAAGATCTTACTTCTTGGTAAGTCGCCCCTTTTGGTGGTTAAGCCTAGTGATAATGCTTGGAATCGCTTTTTTATTTGAAGGAAAAAACTTTTTTACATTTTTCAACTTTTTCACGCAGAACTTATCAACTCAACCCGAAACTTTACAACGTTGGTTTCATCAAATTGGTGAACTGCAACGTTTGGATGCCTTTCGTCTTACCCTTTGGTTTGGCGCGTGGATATGGGCTTTACCTGTTTTGATTTACTTCGCCATTCGCAATCATTCTTATGAAAACAAACAAATTTTTTGGCTCAGTAGCATCATAACACTTTTTTTATTAGTTTTAACTTTTTGGCAAATGCGCTGGTCCGGATTGCTAGCTGTTTTTACAAGTCTATTCATTATTCCACTTCTATTTCGTTTACCGGGACATTTTTGGCAATGGGGCGTCACTTTGATTCTTTCGATACCTTTGATTGCTTATATTTTTTACACCAATTCACGCCCCTCAACTCAATACGAGTTTCAAAATTTAAAAAAAATTGCTGAAGAAATTAAAACTTCAGAAGGCGTTTTAGCGCCCTGGTGGCAATCACCCGCTTTGC encodes:
- a CDS encoding insulinase family protein, giving the protein MRAKTVVWTAGCGLWIIMNFQMALFGTPPASSSSTALQIPESKTSQFTFDNGLTLIVREDRSAPVVSVQAWCRTGSIHEDQWIGAGLSHILEHMLFKGTQTRGLSEIAQTVQGVGGYMNAYTSFDRTVFYVDAPSSGWKTLLDILTDAIFNSTLPEGEYAKEQEVIRREFAMGFDNPDRMASELMFETAYREHPYRYPVIGYLDIYNRLTRQDVLDYYHARYAPNNLTFIVVGDVSFSEVKKYLEPLVKQEKRRVCKEIFIPKEPEQLGRREQHQEFNTSLTQLRLSYHIPSITHPDVYALDLLSVVLGQGRSSRLDQEILEKRALVHSIGAFSFTPGEAGLFAISAVCDVDKREEAQQAILNEIEQVKKSPISTLELEKARKQALASHLNQLQTMSGQAADIGSSWFVANDLNFSENYLKKIQAVTAADVQCVAKTYFNDDNLTIVSLNPKGSLSPAAHVVSATNEVASLSMETHQLSNGIPVIIGQNDRLPLASVRISFKSGTLFETPTNQGITHLTAQSLLKGTKNRTAEQIANELENLGGNIDVDSGFNTTSLQVDVLKSDLNQGIALAADVLLHPQFPEEEVKKEKLLQLAALQQEKDEPMAVCRNLLRRHLFLDGAYGRNPLGTPESISSLNAEMIKVFYQKLCVSSNLAIAVFGAVDKKQVLTELEKHFSSVPQKPLPTSTAAAPSDLSTNLQVYEAIDKSQAIVQIGFRGVSVTDPDRPALDLLEEALSDLGSRLFIKIREEQGLAYFVGAAQRIGLKPGYFIFYAGTDPVKADKVTHDLLEEIRILAEHGLSPEEVQRAKAKLLGAQKMARQSNGGFAQLTVLDTLYGLGANFYQQYETKIQSLTPEDIAAVAKKYFSQKHYVVAVVKPQTP
- a CDS encoding DUF1844 domain-containing protein, with the translated sequence MAEVQKSPTSSSEMQSRFIEFVLMHAQNILFLLGRIPTPDGGQPQVNLELARIFIDQLEMIQSKTQGNLTSQESEVLQNALANVRLVFVETAKGSPAPSQPSPPSSSSVSETKIASPESSKKDDEDGDEENKKRFTKKYG